One window of Mechercharimyces sp. CAU 1602 genomic DNA carries:
- a CDS encoding YaaC family protein has translation MSSLYPFLRRIPCEEPRNKMWDLYLLLESEPQVISFLCQRYTALGEKEAKKLAYRAAEPLIHYIKQARQTYLACYQADVAVKPLLSYYGMTYLCKAFLLQHDPYYPRKADVLRHGLTTRKRKKRNFRFYEDEVKIQREGLFPLLTQALHAPSLEAEFIHMRSCYALLPELQDSYRQVFGESTLAPILELSPSTQVGTGMSFCVEESILDNLHLTKKAFLQRLNHHRISNDYRFTLDQPAVRGGRLHLLWQHNDIPHVNRWAHGFHHPFFREDTQGGYSLYTGDSRLVHVSEILIHLILLFALSMVCRYETPLWGEIIGGSAAEDRIFIHEFLRLTERKFPQLMLHAFFQEKVLFTTS, from the coding sequence ATGTCCAGTTTGTATCCATTCTTACGCCGTATTCCGTGCGAAGAACCACGAAATAAAATGTGGGATCTCTATCTATTACTGGAGAGCGAACCGCAAGTGATTTCCTTCTTATGCCAAAGATATACTGCCTTAGGAGAAAAAGAAGCGAAAAAGTTAGCCTACCGTGCAGCAGAGCCTCTCATTCACTATATCAAACAAGCAAGACAAACCTATCTTGCCTGTTATCAAGCGGATGTAGCCGTTAAACCTCTGCTTAGTTACTATGGCATGACGTATTTATGTAAAGCATTCCTCCTCCAACATGATCCTTATTATCCACGAAAAGCGGATGTATTGCGCCATGGCTTGACCACTCGCAAACGGAAGAAACGAAATTTCCGCTTCTATGAAGATGAGGTGAAAATACAGCGGGAAGGGCTTTTTCCCTTATTGACACAGGCGCTTCATGCACCTTCATTAGAAGCTGAGTTTATACATATGCGCAGCTGCTACGCGTTGTTACCAGAGCTTCAAGATAGTTATCGTCAAGTATTTGGTGAGAGTACCCTTGCACCTATCCTTGAACTTTCCCCTTCTACACAAGTCGGAACTGGCATGTCCTTTTGTGTGGAGGAATCCATTTTAGACAACCTACACCTTACAAAAAAAGCTTTTCTTCAACGACTTAATCATCACCGTATAAGTAATGATTATCGCTTTACATTGGATCAACCAGCTGTGCGTGGAGGCCGCCTTCACTTGCTCTGGCAACACAATGATATTCCCCATGTCAATCGATGGGCTCATGGGTTTCATCATCCCTTTTTCCGTGAAGATACACAAGGCGGCTACTCCTTGTATACCGGAGATAGCCGCCTTGTGCACGTATCTGAAATCTTGATTCACTTAATCCTGCTGTTTGCGCTAAGCATGGTGTGTCGTTATGAAACCCCACTCTGGGGGGAGATCATAGGTGGGTCTGCTGCTGAAGATCGCATCTTTATCCACGAATTTCTCCGTCTGACAGAGCGGAAGTTCCCCCAGCTGATGCTTCATGCATTTTTTCAAGAGAAAGTATTGTTTACAACTTCCTAA
- the guaB gene encoding IMP dehydrogenase encodes MREDKFSKQGLTFDDVLLVPAKSEVLPRDVDVSTRLSDRVRLQIPLISAGMDTVTEAPMAIAIARQGGVGIIHKNMSISAQAEEVDRVKRSESGVITNPFYLHPQQEVLEAEALMAKYRISGVPIVDHAMKLVGIITNRDLRFIDNFQIPIHQVMTKENLVTAPVGTTLLEAQEILQQKKIEKLPLVDQQGLLKGLITIKDIEKATQFPHSAKDDKGRLLAGAAVGVSKDTYERVQMLVEAEVDLLVVDTAHGHSKGVLETVAQLRGRYPELTIVAGNVATREGTRDLIEAGASVVKVGIGPGSICTTRVVAGIGVPQVTAIYDCAQVAHQYGIPIIADGGVRYSGDVVKALAAGADAVMMGSLFAGTEESPGESEIYQGRRFKVYRGMGSMGAMKAGSKDRYFQENQQKLVPEGIEGRVAYKGPLADTVHQLVGGIRAGMGYCGTPTLPSLKSDAQFIQITGASLKESHPHDVQITKEAPNYHI; translated from the coding sequence ATGAGGGAAGATAAGTTTTCAAAACAAGGTCTTACATTTGATGATGTGTTACTCGTACCTGCCAAGTCAGAAGTGTTACCACGTGATGTGGATGTTTCGACGCGGCTAAGTGACAGGGTTCGACTTCAGATTCCTCTTATAAGTGCAGGTATGGATACTGTAACGGAGGCACCGATGGCGATTGCGATTGCTCGTCAGGGTGGGGTAGGTATTATTCATAAGAATATGAGTATCAGTGCACAGGCAGAGGAAGTGGATCGCGTGAAGCGATCCGAAAGTGGTGTGATCACCAATCCTTTTTACCTTCATCCCCAACAAGAAGTGTTGGAAGCGGAAGCGTTGATGGCAAAATATCGAATCTCCGGCGTACCGATTGTGGATCATGCTATGAAATTGGTTGGGATTATAACAAACAGAGATTTGCGCTTCATCGATAATTTTCAAATCCCCATTCATCAAGTGATGACAAAGGAAAACTTAGTTACAGCCCCAGTGGGAACAACATTGCTAGAGGCACAAGAAATATTGCAACAGAAGAAGATTGAGAAGCTTCCTCTAGTCGATCAACAGGGTTTATTGAAGGGATTAATAACGATTAAAGATATTGAGAAAGCAACACAATTCCCTCACTCAGCCAAAGATGATAAGGGACGCTTGTTGGCTGGGGCGGCAGTTGGAGTAAGTAAAGATACTTATGAGCGAGTACAGATGCTGGTAGAAGCAGAAGTAGATTTGTTAGTGGTCGATACGGCTCATGGTCATTCTAAGGGTGTATTGGAGACCGTTGCGCAGTTACGTGGGCGATATCCAGAGCTTACAATCGTGGCGGGAAATGTAGCGACCCGGGAAGGGACACGTGATTTGATTGAGGCGGGCGCAAGTGTGGTTAAAGTTGGAATTGGACCTGGTTCCATCTGTACCACACGGGTGGTGGCCGGTATTGGCGTTCCGCAGGTGACTGCAATATACGATTGTGCTCAGGTAGCACATCAATATGGTATACCGATCATAGCTGATGGAGGGGTTCGTTATTCTGGCGACGTAGTAAAAGCATTGGCAGCAGGGGCCGATGCCGTGATGATGGGAAGTTTATTTGCCGGAACGGAAGAATCACCAGGAGAATCGGAAATTTATCAAGGTAGACGCTTTAAAGTATATCGGGGCATGGGTTCGATGGGAGCGATGAAAGCAGGCAGTAAGGATCGTTATTTCCAGGAGAATCAACAAAAATTAGTACCAGAAGGGATAGAAGGTCGGGTTGCGTATAAAGGCCCTTTAGCTGATACGGTGCATCAGCTGGTGGGGGGCATTCGTGCTGGAATGGGCTACTGTGGAACCCCAACGCTACCTTCGCTTAAAAGTGATGCTCAATTTATTCAAATTACGGGTGCCTCGTTGAAGGAAAGTCATCCCCACGATGTGCAAATTACAAAGGAAGCACCTAACTATCATATATAA
- the pdxS gene encoding pyridoxal 5'-phosphate synthase lyase subunit PdxS, with the protein MADYQQQIGTDRVKRGMAEMQKGGVIMDVVNAEQAKIAEEAGAVAVMALERVPSDIRAAGGVARMADPRIMEEVMNAVSIPVMAKARIGHIVEARILEAMGVDYIDESEVLTPADEVYHIDKQAYTVPFVCGARNLGEALRRVGEGASMLRTKGEPGTGNIVEAVRHMREMMSQIRKVGAMSKDELMTEAKNLGAPYELLLFVKENGKLPVVNFAAGGVATPADAALMMELGSDGVFVGSGIFKSDNPAKFARAIVEATTHYQDYALIAELSKELGTAMKGIEISTLKESERMQERGW; encoded by the coding sequence ATGGCAGACTACCAACAACAAATCGGTACGGATCGCGTGAAGCGGGGTATGGCAGAAATGCAAAAAGGCGGCGTGATCATGGATGTCGTCAATGCAGAGCAAGCTAAAATTGCAGAAGAAGCAGGTGCAGTTGCCGTGATGGCACTGGAGCGAGTGCCTTCCGATATTCGCGCTGCGGGCGGTGTTGCTCGCATGGCAGATCCACGCATTATGGAAGAAGTGATGAATGCCGTCAGTATTCCTGTTATGGCTAAAGCACGTATTGGACATATTGTCGAGGCTCGTATATTAGAAGCGATGGGTGTAGACTATATCGACGAGAGTGAAGTACTTACTCCAGCTGATGAAGTTTATCATATCGATAAGCAAGCTTATACAGTACCATTTGTATGTGGTGCCCGTAATCTAGGGGAAGCTTTGCGTCGAGTGGGGGAAGGTGCCTCGATGTTACGTACCAAGGGAGAACCAGGCACAGGAAATATTGTGGAAGCTGTTCGTCATATGCGAGAGATGATGAGTCAGATTCGCAAAGTGGGTGCGATGTCGAAAGATGAATTGATGACGGAAGCGAAAAACTTAGGTGCTCCGTACGAGTTGCTCCTCTTTGTGAAGGAGAACGGCAAATTACCTGTGGTTAACTTTGCAGCAGGTGGCGTTGCCACTCCTGCTGATGCAGCACTGATGATGGAGCTGGGATCTGACGGTGTGTTTGTTGGTTCTGGTATCTTTAAATCAGATAATCCAGCTAAGTTTGCGCGTGCGATTGTGGAAGCAACGACTCATTATCAAGATTATGCGCTCATCGCAGAGCTCTCGAAAGAGCTAGGTACAGCGATGAAAGGAATTGAAATTTCTACGCTGAAAGAAAGCGAACGCATGCAAGAGCGTGGTTGGTAG
- the pdxT gene encoding pyridoxal 5'-phosphate synthase glutaminase subunit PdxT yields MKIGVLALQGAVAEHVRLLQQAGADAVAVKRPHELEDLDGLVIPGGESTTISKLMHKYDLFVPILEMYKQQKPLFGTCAGLILLAARIEGHEQAHLGLLNISVERNAFGRQRESFEMDLEVTGIAEEFPAVFIRAPIITGIDDTVTPLSQVGDRIVAVREGFVLGASFHPELTDDNRIHTYFLKMVKEAMTIRMSSSLT; encoded by the coding sequence ATGAAAATTGGAGTGCTTGCTTTGCAAGGGGCAGTAGCTGAGCATGTACGCTTGCTACAGCAAGCGGGAGCAGATGCTGTTGCTGTAAAACGCCCACATGAACTAGAAGACTTAGATGGTCTTGTGATCCCAGGTGGGGAGTCAACAACCATAAGTAAATTAATGCATAAGTATGATCTGTTTGTTCCTATCTTAGAGATGTATAAGCAACAAAAGCCCCTTTTCGGAACGTGTGCGGGATTAATATTATTAGCCGCACGCATTGAGGGACATGAGCAAGCACACCTGGGTCTCTTAAATATTTCGGTGGAGCGTAATGCATTTGGGCGACAACGGGAAAGTTTCGAGATGGATCTAGAAGTGACTGGAATCGCTGAGGAGTTTCCCGCTGTGTTTATTCGTGCCCCGATTATCACGGGTATTGACGATACGGTTACGCCGTTGTCACAAGTAGGAGATCGGATTGTAGCTGTGCGGGAAGGGTTTGTACTAGGAGCATCTTTTCATCCTGAATTAACCGATGATAATCGAATTCACACCTATTTTCTTAAGATGGTAAAAGAAGCGATGACGATAAGGATGTCATCGTCTCTCACATGA
- the serS gene encoding serine--tRNA ligase: MLDSKRLRTELNEVKAKLQNRGEDISGLDQFQQLDLRRREILQESEQLKNERNVVSREIAEKKRAKEDAQDKIVQMRQVGEKIKKLDDELRGIEEKLEGILLQIPNVPHESVPVGESEDDNIPIRHWGEAPSFSFDVKAHWDIAGELGILDFERASKVTGSRFVFQQGLGARLERALMSFMLDLHTTEHGYTEMIPPYLVNPDSMRGTGQLPKFAEDSFEIEKEGYYLIPTAEVPVTNYHRDEILDMAQLPTQYVAYSACFRSEAGSAGRDTRGLIRQHQFNKVELVKFVRPEESYERLEELVGHAEKVLQLLKLPYRVVKMCTADLGFTAAKKYDLEVWIPSYNTYREISSCSNFEDFQARRANIRFRREAKGRPEFVHTLNGSGLAIGRTVAALLENYQQEDGSVLIPEVLRPYMGGLERITKQ; this comes from the coding sequence ATGTTAGATAGTAAACGATTGCGAACTGAATTAAACGAAGTGAAAGCGAAACTGCAAAATCGTGGAGAAGATATCTCTGGTTTAGATCAATTTCAACAGCTTGATTTACGTCGGCGAGAAATCTTGCAGGAAAGTGAACAATTGAAGAATGAGCGTAATGTTGTTTCCCGGGAAATAGCGGAGAAGAAGCGTGCAAAAGAAGATGCTCAGGATAAGATTGTGCAGATGCGCCAGGTGGGAGAAAAAATTAAGAAATTAGATGATGAATTACGTGGGATAGAGGAAAAATTAGAAGGGATTCTTTTGCAAATTCCAAACGTTCCCCATGAGAGCGTTCCTGTAGGGGAAAGTGAAGATGATAATATTCCGATTCGCCATTGGGGAGAAGCTCCATCTTTTTCTTTTGATGTGAAAGCCCACTGGGATATTGCAGGTGAATTAGGTATTCTTGATTTTGAGCGTGCTAGCAAAGTGACGGGTTCACGCTTTGTGTTTCAACAGGGATTAGGAGCACGTCTGGAGCGGGCATTGATGTCTTTTATGTTGGACTTACACACAACAGAGCATGGCTATACGGAAATGATTCCTCCATATTTGGTTAACCCAGATAGCATGCGCGGAACGGGTCAACTTCCTAAGTTTGCAGAGGATTCGTTTGAAATTGAGAAGGAAGGATATTACCTGATTCCGACAGCTGAAGTTCCAGTTACCAACTATCATCGAGATGAAATTTTGGACATGGCGCAATTGCCAACACAATACGTGGCATATAGTGCTTGCTTCCGCTCAGAGGCGGGATCTGCTGGTCGTGATACTCGTGGATTGATTCGTCAACATCAATTTAACAAAGTAGAACTAGTGAAGTTCGTACGTCCGGAAGAATCGTATGAACGATTGGAAGAGCTTGTGGGTCATGCGGAAAAGGTATTACAGTTGTTGAAACTACCATATCGTGTGGTAAAGATGTGTACCGCTGATCTAGGATTTACCGCAGCCAAGAAGTATGATTTAGAAGTATGGATTCCTAGCTACAATACTTATCGTGAGATTTCTTCGTGTAGTAACTTTGAAGATTTTCAAGCACGACGTGCCAATATTCGTTTCCGTCGTGAAGCAAAAGGACGCCCCGAGTTTGTTCACACGCTGAACGGGTCTGGCCTGGCTATTGGTCGTACTGTGGCAGCATTACTTGAGAATTATCAGCAGGAAGATGGAAGTGTATTGATTCCAGAGGTACTGCGACCTTATATGGGGGGCCTTGAGCGGATTACAAAACAGTAG
- a CDS encoding flavodoxin family protein, with translation MIVLYGGTRPNGNTESLTEQTLSGLEVERINLSQFSIAPIKDQRHERGGFDPIDDDYDTIIDRLLPHDIIVFATPIYWYSMSGIMKNFIDRWSQTMRDNRYPGFRERLGEKTAYVIAVGGDNPHIKGLPMIQQFQYICDFMGITFAGYLLGQGSKPGDIRQDARAQAGAVQLNALWKEQLQGARVK, from the coding sequence ATGATTGTCCTCTACGGTGGAACCCGTCCCAATGGAAACACAGAAAGCTTAACAGAACAAACGCTTTCAGGTTTAGAAGTGGAAAGAATAAACCTTTCCCAGTTTTCTATCGCTCCTATTAAAGATCAACGTCATGAACGCGGAGGCTTTGACCCTATTGATGACGATTATGATACCATTATCGACCGTCTCCTTCCCCACGATATCATCGTGTTTGCTACCCCGATTTATTGGTATAGCATGTCTGGTATCATGAAAAACTTTATTGACCGTTGGTCGCAAACCATGCGGGATAACAGGTACCCTGGCTTTCGTGAGCGTTTAGGAGAAAAAACAGCGTATGTAATTGCCGTCGGTGGAGATAATCCGCATATTAAAGGACTTCCTATGATTCAACAGTTCCAATACATATGCGACTTCATGGGCATCACTTTTGCTGGCTACCTTCTCGGTCAAGGAAGTAAGCCAGGTGATATTAGACAAGATGCACGTGCACAAGCGGGTGCTGTTCAATTAAATGCTCTCTGGAAAGAACAATTACAAGGCGCTCGTGTAAAATAA
- a CDS encoding PH domain-containing protein, giving the protein MSQLKFNPKRDVSAYLLVWGPMILVPVSLFFLIAFKEALVGTLIFLSLASINIWFWVRTYYLISEDALEIRNGPIRKKIFYTDIQEVRRTKSMSANPAYSVNRIQIIHTKGAVSISPNQLGEFIEIIQEKNCDIEINL; this is encoded by the coding sequence ATGAGCCAACTTAAATTTAATCCAAAGAGAGATGTATCTGCATATTTATTAGTTTGGGGACCAATGATACTTGTGCCTGTAAGTCTATTTTTTTTGATTGCGTTTAAAGAGGCCCTCGTAGGTACTTTAATATTTTTATCTTTAGCCAGTATTAACATTTGGTTTTGGGTTAGGACATATTATCTAATCTCAGAAGATGCTCTTGAGATTAGAAATGGACCAATTCGAAAAAAGATTTTTTACACAGATATTCAAGAAGTTAGAAGGACAAAAAGCATGTCTGCTAATCCTGCATATTCAGTTAATAGAATACAAATAATACACACTAAAGGGGCGGTAAGTATATCTCCGAACCAACTGGGTGAGTTTATAGAAATTATACAGGAAAAAAATTGTGATATAGAAATTAATCTCTAG
- a CDS encoding PH domain-containing protein: MKRFTPKKDIFSYFIVGVMLPLNILILFYSFKDNNFVPYIVSLGPINILFTWLWFGTFYEIREDHLFIRGGPLRWKIPYGSIDRVMKIKSIFASPASLSYEKIEVLHKEGVILISPKREQEFIKKLVEKNKNIQVDI; this comes from the coding sequence ATGAAGCGATTTACTCCAAAGAAAGATATCTTCTCTTATTTTATTGTGGGTGTAATGTTACCATTGAATATTCTGATTCTATTTTATTCCTTTAAAGATAACAATTTTGTTCCTTATATAGTGTCTCTTGGTCCAATAAATATACTATTCACTTGGTTGTGGTTTGGTACCTTTTATGAAATTAGGGAGGATCACCTCTTTATTAGAGGTGGGCCGCTTAGATGGAAGATTCCCTACGGGTCGATTGATAGGGTAATGAAAATAAAAAGCATTTTTGCTAGCCCAGCGTCCCTTTCTTATGAAAAAATAGAGGTTCTACATAAGGAAGGTGTTATCCTCATATCCCCAAAAAGGGAACAGGAATTTATTAAGAAACTGGTTGAAAAAAACAAAAATATTCAAGTAGATATCTGA
- a CDS encoding DNA-3-methyladenine glycosylase, translated as MKKNPFAKIDIDEVSLTRSIVIDEQALIVTIRSIGDIESPKLVVEVLSDVLLSNSSQEKLRELIGFMFDADADIESFNEMASKHNLVTLMQALTGLRIVKDPTVFESIIKTIAGQQVSVTMAGKLIQKMCENYGEKVMHNGVSYYLPPSSDMISKLHEQDLRELGFPLVRARTLIECAKLDLAGYFNNLENLSEIELEKTLCAIKGIGPWTAQMIMLLGLGKNQIVPWADKGLHRAIEVYFSLTKGSVTTQADVERYFQMLQGPRSYITYFLWENMMNYRVTQDSDL; from the coding sequence ATGAAAAAGAACCCGTTTGCAAAAATAGACATAGACGAGGTTTCACTTACCCGAAGTATTGTAATTGATGAACAAGCTTTAATTGTGACCATTAGGAGCATCGGGGACATTGAGAGTCCTAAACTGGTAGTAGAAGTGTTATCAGATGTTCTGCTTTCAAACAGCTCTCAGGAAAAGCTTAGGGAGCTAATTGGCTTTATGTTTGATGCGGATGCCGATATTGAATCTTTTAATGAAATGGCCTCAAAGCATAATTTAGTAACATTAATGCAAGCTCTAACGGGGCTTAGAATCGTTAAAGATCCTACAGTATTTGAATCTATTATTAAAACAATAGCTGGGCAACAAGTTTCTGTAACAATGGCGGGGAAGCTTATACAAAAAATGTGTGAAAACTACGGAGAGAAAGTTATGCATAATGGGGTGAGTTATTATCTCCCCCCGTCTTCAGATATGATTAGTAAATTACATGAGCAGGACTTACGTGAACTAGGATTTCCGTTGGTGAGAGCGAGGACGTTGATAGAGTGCGCTAAGTTGGATTTAGCTGGATATTTTAATAATCTAGAAAATTTATCTGAGATTGAGTTAGAAAAAACATTGTGCGCGATTAAAGGCATCGGGCCTTGGACAGCTCAGATGATAATGTTGTTAGGATTAGGGAAAAACCAAATTGTTCCTTGGGCGGATAAGGGGCTTCACAGGGCAATAGAAGTATATTTTTCTCTAACTAAAGGATCTGTTACTACTCAGGCAGATGTGGAACGCTACTTTCAAATGCTACAGGGGCCTAGAAGTTATATAACATATTTTCTATGGGAAAACATGATGAATTATCGAGTTACACAAGATAGTGACCTCTGA
- a CDS encoding DUF1992 domain-containing protein encodes MSTDKKKHSDVFDEIYERYEQEHDFKNLPGYGRPISKKALQGSVLNSVLKESGYKPPWLELQHRIRAEFTELLRIVEEEGEGNQEVEEKLRILNEQVIKYNQICPVQMQKSAITLMEMKYQYKVWE; translated from the coding sequence ATGAGTACAGATAAAAAAAAGCATAGCGACGTATTTGATGAGATTTATGAGCGATATGAGCAAGAGCATGATTTTAAGAACCTACCAGGTTACGGTCGACCGATCTCCAAAAAAGCGTTGCAAGGGAGTGTGTTAAACAGTGTGTTGAAAGAAAGCGGTTATAAACCGCCATGGTTGGAATTACAGCATCGGATTCGCGCTGAGTTTACTGAGTTGCTAAGAATAGTGGAGGAGGAAGGAGAAGGAAACCAGGAAGTTGAGGAGAAACTGAGGATCCTTAACGAACAGGTAATAAAGTATAATCAGATTTGTCCAGTTCAGATGCAAAAAAGCGCTATTACACTTATGGAAATGAAATATCAATATAAGGTGTGGGAATAG
- the asnB gene encoding asparagine synthase (glutamine-hydrolyzing) has protein sequence MCGIVGWIDWQHDISQKRSIIEKMNASQMHRGPDAEGVWLSAHVALAHRRLTVIDPEGGTQPMVRNFGGRTLVITYNGELYNMPELQQQLRSRYPLTSRSDTELILAAYAEWGLDCPQYLNGIFAFAIWDEREQHLFLARDRIGVKPLFYSATGERFLFASEIKALLTHPDVEPVLDEEGLAEVFAMGPARTPGHGVFSGVNELRPGWWMRVDADGVKKKQYWVLESKDHSEDIVTTTDRVRSLVKDAILRQLVSDVPVGTMLSGGLDSSTISSCTAEAFRRAGKEVLHTFSVDYVDNDRYFSENEFQPNSDAPWVERMNAFLGSNHQRIVLDTNQLVESLAWAADARDLPGMTDVDSSLLLFCQEIKKRATVVLSGECADEVFGGYPWFHREELVNAPTFPWARLTGERARFLSPDVKRMIRPADYVDARYQEALAEVPQREGESAVEKRMREISYINLTRWMPTLLDRKDRMSMAVGLEVRVPFCDHHLVEYVWNVPWEMKAIDGQAKGLLRRAVTGLLPEDVRTRKKSPFPKTHNPAYLEAVRTQMVEILKDKTSPLLPLVNSEEIRRFAASNLSNVHLPWFGQLMNVPQLFAYFIQIDHWMRKWGIRIK, from the coding sequence ATGTGTGGAATAGTGGGTTGGATAGATTGGCAGCATGACATTAGTCAAAAGCGATCTATCATTGAAAAGATGAATGCATCACAAATGCATCGAGGACCAGACGCAGAAGGGGTGTGGTTGTCTGCTCACGTTGCGTTGGCACATCGCCGCCTAACCGTAATTGATCCCGAAGGTGGAACACAGCCAATGGTACGTAACTTTGGCGGACGTACGTTGGTCATTACCTATAATGGAGAACTATATAATATGCCAGAGTTACAGCAGCAACTTCGGAGTCGGTATCCTCTGACAAGTCGATCCGATACCGAGTTAATTTTAGCCGCCTATGCGGAGTGGGGACTGGATTGTCCACAATATCTTAATGGGATCTTTGCATTTGCAATCTGGGATGAGCGAGAGCAACATCTCTTTTTAGCGCGCGATCGCATCGGCGTCAAACCATTGTTTTATAGCGCTACGGGGGAACGCTTTTTATTTGCTTCGGAGATAAAAGCTCTCCTTACTCATCCAGATGTGGAGCCTGTTTTGGATGAAGAAGGGTTAGCAGAGGTTTTTGCGATGGGACCTGCAAGAACTCCAGGACATGGAGTTTTTAGTGGGGTGAATGAATTACGTCCAGGCTGGTGGATGAGAGTAGATGCGGATGGTGTGAAAAAGAAACAGTACTGGGTACTAGAAAGTAAAGACCACTCAGAGGATATAGTGACTACAACGGATCGCGTGCGCTCGCTCGTGAAAGATGCGATTTTGCGGCAATTGGTTTCAGACGTCCCTGTCGGAACGATGCTATCGGGGGGATTAGATTCAAGCACAATCTCTTCATGCACTGCCGAAGCATTTCGCCGTGCGGGCAAGGAAGTTCTCCACACTTTTTCAGTTGATTATGTGGATAACGATCGCTATTTTTCAGAGAATGAGTTTCAACCAAACTCAGACGCTCCTTGGGTAGAACGGATGAACGCTTTCCTGGGGAGTAACCATCAACGGATTGTGTTAGACACAAACCAATTGGTAGAAAGTTTGGCATGGGCAGCTGATGCGAGAGACTTGCCTGGAATGACAGATGTAGACAGTTCATTGCTCCTTTTTTGTCAAGAGATTAAGAAAAGAGCAACCGTTGTATTATCTGGTGAATGTGCAGACGAAGTTTTTGGCGGTTATCCATGGTTTCATCGGGAGGAGCTGGTGAACGCTCCCACTTTTCCATGGGCGCGATTAACAGGCGAGCGTGCCCGTTTTCTCTCACCTGATGTGAAGAGAATGATTCGTCCTGCTGACTATGTAGATGCTCGCTATCAAGAAGCTTTAGCAGAAGTACCGCAAAGGGAAGGGGAATCAGCCGTAGAGAAACGGATGAGGGAAATTTCTTATATAAATTTGACTCGTTGGATGCCGACTTTGTTGGATCGTAAAGATCGGATGAGCATGGCAGTCGGGTTGGAAGTGCGGGTTCCGTTTTGTGATCATCACCTCGTTGAATATGTATGGAATGTTCCATGGGAGATGAAGGCAATCGATGGTCAGGCAAAAGGACTTTTGCGCCGGGCTGTTACGGGATTATTGCCTGAAGATGTACGCACTCGAAAGAAAAGTCCGTTTCCTAAGACGCATAACCCGGCTTATCTAGAAGCTGTGCGCACACAGATGGTAGAGATTTTAAAAGATAAAACCTCTCCTCTGCTGCCATTGGTTAATAGTGAGGAGATTCGTCGTTTCGCTGCTTCAAACTTAAGCAATGTTCACCTACCTTGGTTTGGACAGCTAATGAATGTTCCGCAGTTGTTTGCTTATTTTATTCAAATAGATCATTGGATGCGGAAGTGGGGGATAAGAATAAAATAA
- a CDS encoding TetR/AcrR family transcriptional regulator, producing MSHETIEQIYIAAVEVFAESGFDQAKMDVIAKRAGVAKGTIYYHFTSKEELFVAMMDQGLEALTDRVRRRIASKPSARMKIEKLIYTQIEFFFEHNKFARLLLSEVWGSAKRQHDFRMHIREYVALIEEVLILGIEDRSFKKLNTVETSFSIFGAISVAVLQELLKQPQRGAEVWMNEAAPRLVETLETLILSGIETK from the coding sequence ATGAGCCATGAAACCATTGAACAAATATATATAGCAGCGGTCGAGGTTTTTGCCGAGAGTGGTTTTGATCAAGCGAAGATGGATGTGATCGCTAAGCGAGCAGGAGTAGCTAAGGGTACCATTTATTATCACTTCACGAGTAAAGAAGAATTGTTTGTCGCCATGATGGATCAGGGTTTAGAAGCATTAACCGATCGTGTGCGCAGACGCATTGCGTCTAAGCCAAGTGCACGTATGAAAATAGAGAAGCTAATATATACACAGATAGAGTTCTTCTTTGAACACAATAAGTTTGCACGTTTATTGTTAAGTGAGGTATGGGGTTCGGCAAAACGCCAACATGATTTTCGGATGCATATCCGCGAATACGTGGCATTAATTGAAGAAGTGTTGATTCTAGGGATTGAAGATCGTTCTTTTAAAAAGTTGAATACAGTGGAAACGTCCTTCTCCATTTTTGGTGCCATCAGCGTAGCTGTTCTGCAAGAACTATTAAAACAGCCACAACGAGGAGCTGAAGTATGGATGAATGAAGCAGCTCCACGACTGGTGGAAACATTAGAAACACTTATTCTTTCAGGTATTGAAACAAAGTAG